The following coding sequences lie in one Maribacter forsetii DSM 18668 genomic window:
- a CDS encoding endonuclease/exonuclease/phosphatase family protein, whose amino-acid sequence MFKKTIFLLLILFHFTVSSQEQISLISWNIRDFGKTKNSEELDRMAEILRDADIVAIQEVVSGYGGAQAVAKLADNLNRKGAKWDYVISNPTNSPKYVTERYAFIWKTKNIKIKNRGALISQLDSLVDREPFFLDFYINGRKLSVINFHSRPHDKNPEREILAITDYLKSDDFQHPIILAGDFNVDQKEEVFIGLRTQGYNATVIDAKTTLKQGCATDGYLKYPIDNIFYSNKIVFKSGYVIDFVKACENITSARELSDHLPVLLNFSIKELSE is encoded by the coding sequence ATGTTTAAAAAGACCATTTTTCTACTCTTAATTTTATTTCATTTTACGGTTTCTTCACAGGAACAAATCAGTCTTATCTCTTGGAATATTAGAGATTTTGGTAAGACTAAGAACAGCGAAGAGTTAGATAGAATGGCAGAAATACTTCGCGATGCCGATATTGTAGCCATACAAGAAGTGGTATCCGGTTATGGAGGAGCACAGGCAGTTGCAAAGCTGGCAGATAACCTAAATAGAAAAGGAGCAAAGTGGGATTATGTGATAAGTAACCCAACTAATAGCCCTAAATATGTGACAGAGCGTTATGCGTTCATTTGGAAGACAAAAAATATCAAAATAAAAAATAGGGGAGCATTAATTTCACAATTAGACTCACTTGTTGATAGAGAACCTTTTTTTCTTGACTTCTATATTAATGGGCGTAAATTATCTGTAATCAATTTTCATTCTAGACCACACGATAAAAACCCGGAAAGGGAAATATTGGCGATTACCGACTATCTGAAATCAGATGACTTTCAACATCCTATAATACTTGCTGGAGATTTTAATGTGGACCAAAAGGAGGAAGTTTTTATTGGCTTGAGAACGCAGGGTTATAATGCAACGGTCATTGATGCCAAGACTACTTTGAAGCAAGGTTGTGCTACTGATGGTTATTTGAAATATCCTATTGATAATATTTTCTATTCAAATAAAATTGTATTCAAGAGTGGTTATGTGATTGATTTTGTGAAAGCTTGTGAGAATATTACTAGTGCCAGAGAATTGTCGGATCATCTGCCAGTTTTATTGAATTTTAGTATTAAAGAACTTTCGGAATAA
- a CDS encoding TerD family protein: MAINLQKGQKIEIGLSKLTIGLGWDPNEGTGYDFDLDASAFLLNANRKLSLESHFIFYNNLCGLGHNENNPCEKNGCTTGEFGVRHTGDDPDGNSSDGDDDEAITVDLNLLPDDINEILFVVTIEDFIVRKQNFGQVRNSYIRIVDDVTNEVVAKYELDEDFSIETAVEFGRLYKRNNQWKFEASGIGYKEDLGFFVNRHFTGEVIK, translated from the coding sequence ATGGCTATTAACTTACAGAAAGGGCAGAAAATTGAAATAGGCCTGTCAAAATTAACTATCGGTTTAGGATGGGATCCTAATGAAGGAACTGGATATGATTTTGACCTTGACGCATCAGCTTTTTTATTAAATGCAAATAGAAAATTATCACTAGAATCACATTTTATATTTTATAATAATTTATGTGGTTTAGGTCATAACGAAAATAACCCTTGTGAAAAAAATGGTTGTACTACAGGTGAATTTGGAGTTAGACATACAGGAGATGACCCCGATGGCAATTCTAGTGACGGTGATGATGATGAAGCTATAACTGTGGATTTAAATTTATTGCCAGATGATATCAACGAAATATTATTTGTTGTTACAATAGAAGACTTTATAGTTCGTAAACAAAATTTTGGTCAAGTCAGAAATTCATATATCAGAATAGTAGATGATGTTACTAACGAAGTCGTAGCTAAATATGAGCTTGATGAAGATTTTTCAATTGAGACAGCTGTGGAATTTGGGAGATTGTACAAGCGAAATAATCAATGGAAATTTGAAGCCTCAGGAATTGGATATAAAGAGGACTTAGGTTTTTTCGTAAATAGACATTTTACAGGTGAAGTAATTAAATAA
- a CDS encoding TerD family protein, giving the protein MAINLQKGQRETLSTGNFTVGLGWDTNETSTGVDFDLDASIFILGENKKLLSDNHFVFYNNLNSPDGSVKHTGDNRTGEGEGDDESIIIDLAKIDPNAFEICVVVTIDECEARKQNFGQVRNSFVRIVDNNTNSELMKFELDEDFSIETAVEFGRIYKRNNEWKFEAIGTGMNGGLQDFLNKYN; this is encoded by the coding sequence ATGGCAATTAATTTACAGAAGGGACAAAGAGAAACTTTATCAACAGGTAATTTTACAGTTGGACTTGGTTGGGATACGAATGAAACTTCAACTGGGGTGGATTTTGATTTGGATGCTTCTATTTTTATTCTAGGTGAAAACAAAAAATTATTATCTGACAACCATTTTGTTTTCTATAATAACCTAAATAGTCCTGATGGATCAGTTAAACATACAGGAGATAACAGAACAGGAGAAGGTGAAGGTGATGATGAATCAATAATAATTGATTTAGCCAAAATTGACCCTAATGCATTCGAAATATGTGTTGTTGTAACCATTGACGAATGCGAAGCAAGAAAACAAAACTTTGGTCAGGTTAGAAATTCTTTTGTACGTATCGTTGATAATAATACAAATTCTGAATTAATGAAATTTGAATTAGATGAAGATTTTTCAATTGAAACAGCTGTAGAATTTGGTAGAATTTACAAACGAAATAACGAATGGAAATTTGAAGCAATAGGCACTGGTATGAATGGTGGTCTTCAAGATTTCTTAAATAAATACAATTAA
- a CDS encoding TerD family protein, whose product MSINLKKGQKIDLTKKSSSGSNSNLTQFCVGVNWGVIEGSYEIEETKGGFLGFGGTKEKVTKHFKTPVDLDASCAITDSKGNLIDVISFKQLVSKDGAVVHSGDDTEGDLDGDDGLDNEIISVNLSNISTASKKIIFFLNSYKKQDFATVPFASIRLYEGTPEKVKSIFATYDISADPSFKGYVSMIMGSLDNVNGEWKFNAIGDPVSSKDLQETVDIILRTYI is encoded by the coding sequence ATGTCTATTAATTTAAAAAAAGGTCAAAAAATTGACCTTACTAAAAAGTCCAGTTCTGGGTCAAACTCAAATCTTACTCAGTTCTGCGTTGGTGTAAACTGGGGTGTAATCGAAGGAAGCTATGAAATTGAAGAAACAAAAGGTGGTTTTTTAGGCTTTGGCGGTACTAAGGAGAAAGTAACAAAACACTTTAAAACTCCAGTTGACTTAGATGCAAGTTGCGCTATTACTGATTCGAAAGGAAACCTTATTGATGTAATTTCGTTTAAACAGCTTGTCTCCAAAGACGGTGCTGTAGTTCATAGTGGAGATGATACCGAAGGTGATTTAGATGGTGATGACGGTTTAGACAATGAAATAATTTCCGTAAATCTATCTAACATAAGTACTGCTTCAAAGAAAATTATCTTTTTCCTCAACAGTTACAAAAAACAAGATTTCGCAACAGTTCCCTTCGCATCTATTAGGCTTTACGAAGGAACTCCAGAAAAGGTTAAGAGTATTTTTGCAACTTATGATATTTCTGCAGACCCGTCATTTAAAGGTTATGTTTCTATGATTATGGGTAGTTTGGACAACGTTAATGGCGAATGGAAATTTAATGCTATTGGTGATCCAGTATCTTCAAAAGACTTACAAGAAACAGTAGATATTATTCTTAGAACTTACATCTAA